The Deinococcus aestuarii genome includes the window CCTGATCGTTGAAAAACCCGTAGTTGCAGCCTGCCCTCGGGCGGGCTGAGGATTGAAACACGTCGCCCGCGAGGCTGTTCTGCACGTCGAGGTGTTGCAGCCTGCCCTCGGGCGGGCTGAGGATTGAAACGTCGGCTCGGCGTTCAGGAACCAATCGCTGGGGGGTTGCAGCCTGCCCTCGGGCGGGCTGAGGATTGAAACTCGACGCCCGCGAACGGCAGCCCCGCCGTGATCTCGTTGCAGCCTGCCCTCGGGCGGGCTGAGGATTGAAACCTCCACACAGTGTCCGGCGCCGACCACGCGCGCTGTTGCAGCCTGCCCTCGGGCGGGCTGAGGATTGAAACGCGCCGAACGTCCGCACGTCCACCGCCCCGGAGTTGCAGCCTGCCCTCGGGCGGGCTGAGGATTGAAACTCGACCTCAGCGTGAGCGGCGACGTGTCCGCCGAGGTTGCAGCCTGCCCTCGGGCGGGCTGAGGATTGAAACATCAGCCTGCACGCGGGCCTCACCCTGCCGGTCGTGTTGCAGCCTGCCCTCGGGCGGGCTGAGGATTGAAACGATACCCTCCAGGGGCAGCTCAAGGTCGCCGAGAGGTTGCAGCCTGCCCTCGGGCGGGCTGAGGATTGAAACCACGAACTCCGCCAGCATCCCCAGCACCCTCCCCAGTTGCAGCCTGCCCTCGGGCGGGCTGAGGATTGAAACCCCGTCATCCCCTCCGAAACCCTGTTCCGGATGTACGAGGTTGCAGCCTGCCCTCGGGCGGGCTGAGGATTGAAACGTCTGCGTCCGGTAGCGGGTGTCATACGCCTCAAGTTGCAGCCTGCCCTCGGGCGGGCTGAGGATTGAAACACGGACTACGCCTACCCCAACCCTGCCGGGCACCGGTTGCAGCCTGCCCTCGGGCGGGCTGAGGATTGAAACCAGGCCATTGCGCCGGGCCTGCCGGGCTATGGCGTTGCAGCCTGCCCTCGGGCGGGCTGAGGATTGAAACGACGGCACGGTGGCAGCTCTGAACAGCACCAGGTTGCAGCCTGCCCTCGGGCGGGCTGAGGATTGAAACTTGAGCTGATCCCTGAACTCGGCAGTCAGAGCGCTGTTGCAGCCTGCCCTCGGGCGGGCTGAGGATTGAAGCCACCTGTCCGAGCGGCTGTCGGCGGTAGCGGGGGGTTGCAGCCTGCCCTCGGGCGGGCTGAGGATTGAAACGTCGTGGACACGCTCGCCCTCGACCGCGCCCTCCAGTTGCAGCCTGCCCTCGGGCGGGCTGAGGATTGAAACTTGTTCCCAAAATGCTCAGTACCCACGCCCGAGGGTTGCAGCCTGCCCTCGGGCGGGCTGAGGATTGAAACGCCGTCCTGTGGGAGCGGGCGAGCTGGCTCTATCGCGTTGCAGCCTGCCCTCGGGCGGGCTGAGGATTGAAACGGCGGGGCGATATCGGGGACACCAATGTCCGGGTGGTTGCAGCCTGCCCTCGGGCGGGCTGAGGATTGAAACGACCTGCGGCGCAGGGCTCGGGGCGGGCGGCTCGGGGTTGCAGCCTGCCCTCGGGCGGGCTGAGGATTGAAACGACTTCAACGGCGAGACCCTCACCGTCCAGCCCGGCGTTGCAGCCTGCCCTCGGGCGGGCTGAGGATTGAAACGCCGATCTGAGCGGCAATCGCCTGCTCGCCGCCCGTTGCAGCCTGCCCTCGGGCGGGCTGAGGATTGAAACCGAAAGAGGAAAGATAAGGCCATCTAGAATCCCATGTTGCAGCCTGCCCTCGGGCGGGCTGAGGATTGAAACTTCGTGGTGTCAAGGCCACGCTTGCGGGCACGCTGTTGCAGCCTGCCCGAGGGCAGGCTGAGGATTGAAACTGGAGGGTGCCCGTGACGGTCACGAAGGTGGTGTCGTTGCAGCCTGCCCTCGGGCGGGCTGAGGATTGAAACGGTGATCAGGTCTTGGAGTTCCTTCAGGGCGGCGGTTGCAGCCTGCCCTCGGGCGGGCTGAGGATTGAAACTCATAGCCGTCGGGAATGTTGTAGATGCTTGTGGCGTTGCAGCCTGCCCTCGGGCGGGCTGAGGATTGAAACTCTGGAGAGCGTGTACGACCGTCTGATGGCCGGGGTTGCAGCCTGCCCTCGGGCGGGCTGAGGATTGAAACGCACGGTCTCGATCTCCTGCCCGGCCCGGACGATGTTGCAGCCTGCCCTCGGGCGGGCTGAGGATTGAAACCCAGCCGAACTGATCGGACTCGCGCACGTCGGTAGTTGCAGCCTGCCCTCGGGCGGGCTGAGGATTGAAACGCCCCGATCATCGTCCATGTTCGGGCAACCCCAGGTTGCAGCCTGCCCTCGGGCGGGCTGAGGATTGAAACGACGCGCTGCGCTTCCCGAACGTCTACCACGACGTTGCAGCCTGCCCTCGGGCGGGCTGAGGATTGAAACCGCCGCCGCACCTGGCCGGTCGTGCTGCTCGCGTTGCAGCCTGCCCTCGGGCGGGCTGAGGATTGAAACTTCGCGGCGTCCAGGCGGAGCTGCGCGGCTTTCACGTTGCAGCCTGCCCTCGGGCGGGCTGAGGATTGAAACATCGCCATCGGTCACCAGTCCTTCCGGGCCCAGTCGTTGCAGCCTGCCCTCGGGCGGGCTGAGGATTGAAACCTCCCAGAGGGTGAGGGCCACAGCGTCGAGGTTGCAGCCTGCCCTCGGGCGGGCTGAGGTAGCCTTCGATGAGGAGTCCAGACTGGACCACAAAATGGGCAGGCTCACGAGGACGGGTCTCCCCACCCCAGTCATGGGTGGTTTCCACCAGAGTGGGGAAGACCGGCTTACCCTCCGCGGTCTGCCCCGTTCGGCTGGCCTCCCAACCCTTCCAGCTCCCGCTCCAGCTCCTCCACGCTCGGCAACTGCCCCCGCAGCTCCTGCGGCAGCGCCTCGGCCAGCTCGTAGGTACTCACGCCCAAGGGCCGGTCCACCCCGCGCAGGGCGTACTCGGCGATCACCTTGTTCTGGGTGCGGCACAAGAGTAGGCCGATGCTGGGCGCGTCGCTGGGATGCCGCAGCAGGTCGTCCGCCGCCGAGAGATAGAAGTTCATCTTCCCGACGTACTCGGGTTTGAACTCCCCGATCTTCAGGTCAATCACTATGTAACAGCGCAGCCGCAGATGGTAGAAGAGCAGGTCCAAGTAGAAGTCCTCGCCGCCCACCTCCAGGTGGACCTGGCTCCCCACGAAGGCGAAGCCCACCCCCAGTTCCAGCATGAAGTCCCGCAGGTGCGCGAGCAGCCCGCGTTCCAGGTCCCGCTCCAAGGCCTCATCGTGCAGGGTCAGGAAGTCGAAGTTGTACGGGTCCTTGAGGAGTTGCTGGGCCAGCTCGGACTGCGGACTTGGGAGGGCCCGCCCGAAGTTGGTGGTGGCCTGGCCCTGGCGCTCGCGCAGGCGGCCCTCGATCTGGTGGATCAGGACGTTGCGGCTCCACCCGTGCTCAACCGTGGCGCGGGCGTACCACTCGCGCTGGCCGGGGTCCTTGACCTTCTGCATCAGGGCGATGTTGTGACCCCAGGGGAGTTGTCCAACAAGCTGTTGGACGGTTCCCTCGTCCGGCCAGGTGGCCGCGAACTGCTGCATGGAGCTCAGGTTGCTGCGGCTGAAGCCCTTCATCTCCGGGAACTCGCGCTTCAGGTCCCGGGAGAGCTGGTCGATGACCTTCGCTCCCCACCCGGCCTGCTGCTGCCGCCCCAAGATGGCCTGCCCCATCTGCCAGTACAGCAGGATCAGCTCGCGGTTGACCGCCAGGGCGGCCCGCGTCTGGGCTGACCGAATGCGGTCTTTGAGTTCCCCCAGCAGCGCCGGGTAGTCTCCGGGGAGCGCGAGGTCACCGGTCATGGTCCCGCCGTTCGGTGGTCCAGCAGACGTCTTCCAGGGGCACCTGGGCGCTTCTGGAGGGGCGGGGGCTCGTCACGCGGGGAGTCATGGGGCGCTCATGGTAGAGCGTGGCGCGGCGGGACGAGCCCGGGAATGAACCCTGCCCGTGCCGCACCCTGGGGGCTCGCCGCGTGGGGAGGAAGCGGCCTCCTTTGTTTTCTGCGAACCGAAATGCCGCCGCTTGGGCCGGTCAGCGCTCACTGGACGGCCCTCCCGCCGTCGAGCAGCACCGCGGCTGCCTGCCCGTCCTGACCGGTCGCCAAGACGGGCGCGTCACCCTGGTCGGGAGGCGCGCGCTGCCACGGCGTCTAGGGACCCAGGGCGTGCGCTCCGTCCAGCAGCGGGCGCCCTGGGGTTCCCGGGTGACGTGGGCGACGGCCGGAACATGCTGGCGGGACGTCGCGGGTGCAGGACGACCCCCGCAGGTACAGCAAGCTCAGCTTGTGGCCGAGGCGCTGCCCGTCAGCGCGAGGGGGAGACAGCCGACCTACCGCTCGCGGGGCAAGACCACCTGCACGAGGTACAGCAGCCGCTCGTGCAGGCCCACAAGTTGCCGGTCGAGGAAGAACAGGTGGCGCTCCAGGTCCTCACGGATCGGCGCATACTCGATCCCCGGCAGCCGCTCTTCCTCCTGAGCCCGCATCTCCAGCACCTGCCGCCGCCGCGCCAGCAGCAGATGAACCCGTTCGTCGTCCCCCTCTTGGGTCTTCATGCGCTCACCCAGGAGCCGGGCAGTCCCAGCCATCTCTGCTACGGTGGTAGCGCCCGAGAGCCCTGCGCCAGTGGTCGCCGCGAAGGCCTGCACCTGTTCCTTTGAGGTCACCCTCACCCGCACGCCCTGCTCCAGCAGCGCCACCACCACGGGCAGTTCTCCACCGCCCAGTGCCTGCACCAGCACCGCCGCCGGGCGCAGCTCGCCGATGCGCCCCGCCAACCGAAGAACCCCCTCTGGAGAGCTGTCCTCGGAGAAGGTCTCGCCCGTCGGGGCGACTGCCGCCCGCCAGGCCCCCCGGCTGTGCTTCAGGCCCACGTCCACCTCCGACATGCCCACCTCCTCAGAACGGAATCAACAGGTTGAGAAGCTGTCGAAACGGGTCCGGCGAGTCGTCCGCGCCGCCAGTTCCCGAACCTCCTCTTTCAAGGGGAGGGCCGGAGCGCTCATCGTCAGCGTATGAGGTGAGCGCCCCGTGTCTGTCCCCACTTTCCCTGCATATCGTCAGAATCCTAGCAGCGGCCAGGCTCCATCCTGGAGCAGGCACGCCAAGTGCCCCCCAGGGCCACGAGGGTGGAGCCGAAGAGAGTGGGCATCGACTGGCCCTCCTGTGCGCCGTCCGCCGGAGGAAGCGTCCAACCGGGGTGCTGGTCCGGGGTTCACCACGCGCGTTTAAGGTGACCGCCCACAGCGTTAGTCCTCACACAGCCGGTGCATCCCCGGGTCGTAAGCGATCACGCCACGTTCCAGCCCACCTGCCAGATCGGTGAGGTACTGCCGAAAGCTGCTGTTCTCCAGCGGCCGGTCGGGGTCCGCGTGCCACACCTCGATCACCTGGCCCACCGTGCCCCGACTGGTGGGCGCCGTATCCACGCACAGGGCGTCCCCCGCGCCATTGCTCGTCACGGGAATCCACCCGGGGTGCCACCACACGGGCTGGACCTCCTCGTCCGCCTCCACCGCGTTGCCCTCGAAGTCGCCGCCACGCAGCAACTCCGTCCACAGCGCCCAGGTGTCCAACACCTCGCCCAACGGCAGCAGGCGGCCGTGAGGCACCAGCTCAGGGCCCGCGTCGTCCTGACCGTCGTGTCGCAGGTACGACGCGCGCACATCCCCGGGCAGAGGTGCGCCCAGATGCGCCTCTGCCCGTTCAAGGTCCGCCAAACTCACCCCCGGGCGCAGGCTGTGCAGGCCGTCAGGAAGGTGCTCGTCCAGCCAGGCCTCCAAACGCTCCCACACGCTCTGCATGAGTCGAAGTGTACAGACAGGGCTTGGCCTCTGGAGGGGCGAGGCCGTCCGTGAGACCGGCGTCCAACACCTGGTTCAGGTGACCTCTCACCACAGGCATGGCCCCGCGGTCCCGCACCTACTCGCAGGCGATGCCGTCCCCGTCCCGGTCCAGGGACGTACTGTACCCGGGCTGGCCTCTTCGCAGGGGGGTCACGCCCGCTGCCCGCGCCTGAGCGCAACTCCGGTACACCGGGGAAGCGGGTGTGGCCGGATGGGAGGCCGCCCCCGAGGTCGTGCCCTGGTTGGCCGGGACGGGAGCCCCCTTCTCGCTGGTGATCGCAAACCGCCCGTTTGCCTGGACCACGACGGTCACCGTGCCCTGCCGGTCGGTGCGGTACACCGTCGCCCCCGCCCGCCGGTACAGTTCCAGGGCCTGCGAGGTCGGGTGTCCGTAGTTGTTCGGGCCCACCCCGATCACCACGTTCTTCGGTTGCACGACAGCTAACCAGGCGGAGTGGTCGCCGTTCGCGGCCCCGTGGTGGATACTCTTGTACACGTCGATGTTGCCTAGCACGCTGGCCGGGTACTTCCTCAGCCACGCCTGCGTCTCCGGGGTCTCGCTGTCCCCCGTCATCAACGCCCGGAAGGAGCCGTACTGGATCAGCAGGCCGACGCTGTTCACGTTCTGCTCGTCCCTGGGCATTCCCGGCGGAGGCGGCAGCACGGTCACCCGCACGCTGCCCAGGTTGATCACCTGATCCCGGGCGAGCAACCCCTGGGTCCCCGCCTGCTGGACGGCCGCCGTGAGCTTGCCCCAGGTCTGGGAAGTTGGAGCGATCCCGTTGTTGAGGAAGAATTTCGGTTTGAACAACCGCACGGCCGGCACCAGCCCGGTAATGTGGTCGGCGTCGCCGTGGCTCGCCGCCACCAGGTCGAGGCTCTGCACCCCGTACCCCTTGAGCAGGGCCTGGATTCGGGCTTCCGAACGACCCCCGTCGTACAGAATCGACTTCCCCTCGGGGCTCGTGATGAGCACCGCGTCCCCCTGCCCCACGTCGAGGAAGCGCAGCGTGAGGGCCCCGGTCGCCTGGGCCTGCACCGTCCCCAGCACCAGGGCCGCGAGCGCGAGCAAGGCCCTCACAAGTCAATCTCCCCGCCGGGAGCGGCCATGTTCAGGGCGTTGAGTGCAGCCTGGGCCGACGTGCGGCGCCGGGCCGTCTCTGCCGGGTCGAGTTCGAGCGAGAAGTCCCCACCCTCGACCACGACGCGGAGCACGTCGCCCTCCTTCACTCCACGGGGCAGGCTGGCGAGCGCCATATCCACTATCTCGCCATCCTCCAGTTCCACGCGGGCAAGGTGACCTTCAAGACCGTCCACAACCCACACGGCGCTCAACACGTCCGCAGCTTCCGAGTTCTCCTGTGACATACCGCACCGTAGCGCAGGTCAGTCACGTGGGCTGGGGCACTTTCGTCAGCCGCCTAGCAACGACCAGAACCTCCCTTGCGGCCAAGACGCCCTTGAACCACCTCAGGCGCGCGTCCACGTCGGACACGTCCACGCCCGTACGCTCCAGGCCCATCCGCGAGCAGGGGCCTGAAGGCAGCCGCTCGCAGGGCGGACCTGCGGGCGGTGGGGTGGCCACACCACACGGTGGCGGTCAGCACCCCGGAGGCGGCCCGACTTGCCG containing:
- a CDS encoding PDDEXK nuclease domain-containing protein, whose amino-acid sequence is MTGDLALPGDYPALLGELKDRIRSAQTRAALAVNRELILLYWQMGQAILGRQQQAGWGAKVIDQLSRDLKREFPEMKGFSRSNLSSMQQFAATWPDEGTVQQLVGQLPWGHNIALMQKVKDPGQREWYARATVEHGWSRNVLIHQIEGRLRERQGQATTNFGRALPSPQSELAQQLLKDPYNFDFLTLHDEALERDLERGLLAHLRDFMLELGVGFAFVGSQVHLEVGGEDFYLDLLFYHLRLRCYIVIDLKIGEFKPEYVGKMNFYLSAADDLLRHPSDAPSIGLLLCRTQNKVIAEYALRGVDRPLGVSTYELAEALPQELRGQLPSVEELERELEGLGGQPNGADRGG
- a CDS encoding DUF3006 domain-containing protein; this translates as MSQENSEAADVLSAVWVVDGLEGHLARVELEDGEIVDMALASLPRGVKEGDVLRVVVEGGDFSLELDPAETARRRTSAQAALNALNMAAPGGEIDL
- a CDS encoding SMI1/KNR4 family protein, yielding MQSVWERLEAWLDEHLPDGLHSLRPGVSLADLERAEAHLGAPLPGDVRASYLRHDGQDDAGPELVPHGRLLPLGEVLDTWALWTELLRGGDFEGNAVEADEEVQPVWWHPGWIPVTSNGAGDALCVDTAPTSRGTVGQVIEVWHADPDRPLENSSFRQYLTDLAGGLERGVIAYDPGMHRLCED
- a CDS encoding excalibur calcium-binding domain-containing protein, producing MRALLALAALVLGTVQAQATGALTLRFLDVGQGDAVLITSPEGKSILYDGGRSEARIQALLKGYGVQSLDLVAASHGDADHITGLVPAVRLFKPKFFLNNGIAPTSQTWGKLTAAVQQAGTQGLLARDQVINLGSVRVTVLPPPPGMPRDEQNVNSVGLLIQYGSFRALMTGDSETPETQAWLRKYPASVLGNIDVYKSIHHGAANGDHSAWLAVVQPKNVVIGVGPNNYGHPTSQALELYRRAGATVYRTDRQGTVTVVVQANGRFAITSEKGAPVPANQGTTSGAASHPATPASPVYRSCAQARAAGVTPLRRGQPGYSTSLDRDGDGIACE